A region of Sulfitobacter faviae DNA encodes the following proteins:
- a CDS encoding M23 family metallopeptidase, with translation MRTRIAIKTHALLEHYFPERRVFLKSDSDTRFIRLRPGTQILGLAGSAFLVSWAIIATAIILMDSIGSGNFREQAKRDQRTYQARLNELSAQRDLRAEEALAAQDRFNAALTQISVMQSELLASETRRRELETGIEVIQSTLRDTMKDRQKARLKLAELEGSLENGEAGSLRADADQAPVDFLAQALARTAAERDKVVVDAQDALLQADEMAQEIALMRDQNDAIFRQLEEAMSVSVAPLDKMFRSAGMPTDRILATVRRGYSGQGGPMTPLSFTTRGEELSPDTLRANKLLGQMDRLNLYRIAAEKAPFANPVKNAFRFTSQFGYRRDPKTGGRRMHKGVDFAAGMGTPLYATADGVVIHAGWSSGYGRLVKIQHEFGIETRYAHMSKLRVKVGQRVSRGQHIGDMGASGRVTGVHLHYEVRVGGKAVNPMIYIKAANDVF, from the coding sequence GTGCGCACACGGATTGCCATCAAGACGCATGCTCTGCTTGAGCATTACTTTCCCGAACGCCGCGTCTTTCTGAAATCCGACAGCGACACACGTTTCATCCGCCTGCGGCCCGGCACCCAGATCCTCGGGCTGGCGGGATCGGCCTTTCTGGTCTCTTGGGCCATCATTGCCACCGCCATCATCCTGATGGACAGCATTGGCTCCGGCAATTTTCGCGAACAGGCCAAACGCGACCAGCGCACCTATCAAGCCCGGCTGAACGAGCTTTCCGCACAGCGTGACCTGCGCGCCGAAGAAGCGCTTGCCGCCCAAGACCGCTTTAACGCGGCGCTCACGCAGATTTCCGTCATGCAGTCCGAACTGCTGGCCTCTGAGACCCGCCGCCGCGAATTGGAAACCGGGATCGAGGTGATCCAATCCACCCTGCGCGACACGATGAAAGACCGCCAGAAGGCCCGGCTGAAACTGGCCGAACTGGAAGGCAGCCTTGAGAATGGCGAAGCGGGCAGCCTGCGCGCCGATGCCGATCAAGCGCCGGTCGATTTCCTTGCCCAAGCCCTTGCCCGGACCGCGGCAGAGCGCGACAAGGTCGTGGTCGACGCGCAGGATGCGCTGTTGCAAGCCGACGAAATGGCCCAGGAAATCGCCCTGATGCGCGATCAGAACGACGCGATCTTCCGCCAGCTGGAAGAGGCGATGAGCGTTTCCGTCGCCCCGCTCGACAAGATGTTCCGCAGCGCGGGCATGCCGACCGACCGGATCCTCGCCACCGTGCGCCGGGGCTATTCGGGCCAAGGCGGGCCGATGACGCCGCTCTCCTTCACCACCCGCGGCGAAGAGCTGAGCCCCGACACGCTGCGCGCGAACAAGCTGCTGGGCCAGATGGACCGGTTGAACCTCTACCGCATCGCCGCCGAAAAGGCGCCCTTCGCGAACCCGGTCAAAAACGCTTTCCGCTTCACCAGCCAGTTCGGTTATCGTCGCGACCCCAAGACCGGCGGCCGCCGGATGCACAAGGGCGTCGACTTTGCCGCCGGGATGGGCACGCCGCTTTATGCGACCGCCGATGGCGTGGTGATTCACGCAGGCTGGTCCTCGGGCTATGGCCGTCTGGTCAAGATCCAGCATGAGTTCGGCATTGAGACCCGTTATGCCCACATGTCCAAGCTGCGCGTGAAAGTTGGTCAAAGAGTCTCGCGCGGGCAGCATATTGGTGATATGGGAGCATCAGGACGGGTCACCGGTGTCCATCTCCACTATGAAGTCCGCGTAGGTGGCAAGGCTGTTAACCCCATGATCTATATCAAGGCTGCAAACGATGTTTTCTAA
- a CDS encoding pyruvate dehydrogenase complex E1 component subunit beta — MATEILMPALSPTMEEGTLAKWLVKEGDEVSSGDILAEIETDKATMEFEAVDEGTIGKILVEEGTEGVKVNSPIAVLLEEGESADDIDTAKSAPAEDKGEEAKPAQAKSPDDDRETPAEGKKQPEPDTSPDWPEGTEMKQQTVREALRDAMAEEMRRDENVLLMGEEVAEYQGAYKISQGLLDEFGAKRVIDTPITEHGFAGIGVGAAFGGLRPIVEFMTFNFAMQAMDQIINSAAKTLYMSGGQMGAPMVFRGPNGAAARVGAQHSQDYAAWFMQIPGLKVAMPYSASDYKGLMKSAIRDPNPVIFLENEILYGRSFDVPDIEDYTVPFGKARIWREGADVTIVSFGIGMTYALEAAEKLAEDGIEAEVIDLRTLRPMDTETVLKSVMKTNRCVTVEEGWPQGSVGGYISGVIMQEAFDYLDAPVITCTGKDVPMPYAANLEKHALVTTDEVIEAVRKVTYR; from the coding sequence ATGGCAACCGAAATTCTCATGCCCGCCCTCAGCCCCACCATGGAAGAAGGCACGCTGGCGAAATGGCTGGTCAAGGAAGGCGACGAAGTCTCCTCCGGTGACATCCTCGCCGAGATCGAGACCGACAAGGCCACGATGGAATTCGAAGCCGTGGACGAAGGCACCATCGGCAAGATCCTCGTCGAGGAAGGCACCGAAGGCGTGAAGGTGAACAGCCCCATCGCCGTGCTGCTCGAAGAAGGCGAAAGCGCCGACGACATCGACACCGCGAAATCCGCCCCCGCCGAGGACAAGGGCGAAGAGGCTAAGCCCGCGCAGGCCAAATCCCCGGACGATGACCGCGAAACGCCTGCCGAGGGCAAGAAACAGCCCGAGCCCGATACCAGCCCCGATTGGCCCGAGGGCACCGAAATGAAGCAGCAGACCGTCCGCGAAGCGCTGCGCGACGCCATGGCCGAGGAAATGCGCCGCGACGAGAACGTCTTGCTCATGGGCGAGGAAGTGGCCGAGTACCAAGGCGCCTACAAAATTTCCCAAGGTCTTCTGGACGAATTCGGCGCCAAGCGCGTGATCGACACGCCGATCACCGAGCATGGCTTTGCCGGCATCGGCGTCGGCGCGGCCTTCGGCGGTCTGCGCCCCATCGTCGAATTCATGACCTTCAACTTCGCCATGCAGGCGATGGACCAGATCATCAACTCCGCGGCCAAGACACTTTACATGTCCGGCGGGCAGATGGGCGCGCCCATGGTCTTCCGCGGCCCCAACGGCGCGGCGGCCCGCGTCGGCGCCCAGCACTCCCAGGACTACGCCGCATGGTTCATGCAGATCCCCGGCCTCAAGGTCGCGATGCCCTATTCGGCCAGCGATTACAAAGGCTTGATGAAGTCCGCAATCCGCGACCCGAACCCGGTGATCTTCCTTGAGAACGAGATCCTCTACGGTCGCAGCTTCGACGTGCCGGACATTGAGGATTACACGGTCCCCTTCGGCAAGGCCCGGATCTGGCGCGAGGGTGCGGATGTCACCATCGTCAGCTTCGGCATTGGCATGACCTATGCGCTGGAAGCGGCAGAGAAACTGGCCGAGGACGGTATCGAGGCCGAGGTCATCGACCTGCGCACCCTGCGCCCGATGGACACCGAAACGGTGCTGAAATCGGTGATGAAGACCAACCGCTGCGTGACCGTCGAAGAAGGCTGGCCGCAGGGCTCGGTCGGCGGCTACATCAGCGGCGTGATCATGCAGGAGGCGTTCGACTACCTCGACGCTCCGGTCATCACCTGCACCGGCAAGGACGTGCCCATGCCCTATGCCGCCAACCTCGAAAAACACGCGCTGGTCACCACCGACGAGGTGATCGAGGCCGTGCGCAAAGTCACCTACCGGTAA
- a CDS encoding ATP-binding cassette domain-containing protein, which yields MAELKNIEVRGAREHNLKNIDVDIPRDQLVVITGLSGSGKSSLAFDTIYAEGQRRYVESLSPMRGSSLI from the coding sequence ATGGCTGAGCTGAAGAATATTGAAGTGCGCGGCGCGCGCGAGCACAATTTGAAGAACATCGACGTGGATATTCCACGGGACCAACTGGTTGTAATCACCGGGCTTTCTGGTTCCGGTAAGTCGAGCCTTGCCTTCGACACGATCTATGCCGAAGGGCAGCGGCGCTATGTGGAATCGCTCTCGCCTATGCGCGGCAGTTCCTTGATATGA
- a CDS encoding peptidylprolyl isomerase, with the protein MAEIKDPENTILMELKGGTVAIELMPDLAPKHVERMKELARAGKYDNVAFHRVIEGFMAQTGDVANGNMEDNFNLRAAGTGGSDLPNLPAEFSKVPHARGTIGAARSANPDSANSQFFINFKDNDFLNGQYTVYGQVISGIEHVDAITRGEPPANPDRMISVKVAADA; encoded by the coding sequence ATGGCCGAGATCAAAGACCCCGAGAACACCATCCTGATGGAACTGAAAGGCGGCACCGTCGCCATCGAGTTGATGCCCGACCTTGCGCCCAAGCACGTGGAGCGGATGAAGGAACTGGCCCGCGCCGGTAAATACGACAACGTCGCCTTCCACCGCGTAATCGAAGGTTTCATGGCCCAGACTGGCGACGTGGCCAATGGCAACATGGAAGACAACTTCAACCTGCGCGCGGCGGGCACTGGCGGGTCGGACCTGCCGAACCTGCCTGCAGAATTCTCCAAGGTTCCGCACGCGCGCGGCACCATCGGTGCGGCCCGTTCGGCCAACCCCGACAGCGCCAACAGCCAGTTCTTCATCAATTTCAAGGACAATGACTTCCTCAACGGTCAATACACCGTTTACGGGCAGGTCATTTCCGGCATAGAGCATGTCGACGCAATCACCCGTGGCGAGCCGCCTGCGAACCCTGACCGCATGATCTCCGTCAAGGTGGCCGCAGATGCCTAA
- a CDS encoding DUF3971 domain-containing protein, with product MATLTANYSSQIGENAATFGVTFDGVDARDIAAQGPAFSWLEVLRTNISGAVRSGIDSAGRFAPINASLQIGKGVLQPNPQTKPIPFDGAQSYFSYDPARQLLRFDEMSLDSPWVSGNITGSSQLGDVTGGIPGRMVGQFSLRDLRANPAEVYPETVALDQADIDFELSLNPFQLKLGRLEISDQGRNLRLDGALVAEAAGWNLSLDGRMDRLSPERLLALWPEGVKPKTRKWLDENLHAGRMRNLDLALRMAPGQAPQTYVAFDYAGAEVRFLKTLPHITDGSGHMSLLDNRLVVTVDAGEVIAPQGGAVTLDGSSFIIPDVRVKDGSPR from the coding sequence GTGGCCACGCTCACCGCCAATTACAGCAGCCAGATCGGTGAGAATGCCGCGACCTTTGGCGTGACCTTCGACGGGGTCGATGCGCGCGACATCGCGGCGCAGGGGCCAGCCTTTTCGTGGCTCGAAGTGCTGCGGACCAATATCTCGGGCGCGGTGCGCAGCGGCATCGATAGCGCGGGCCGTTTCGCACCGATCAACGCTTCTTTGCAGATCGGCAAGGGCGTGTTGCAGCCCAACCCGCAGACCAAGCCGATCCCCTTCGATGGGGCGCAGAGCTATTTCAGCTACGACCCCGCGCGCCAGCTGCTGCGCTTTGACGAGATGTCGCTCGACAGCCCTTGGGTCTCGGGCAATATCACCGGGAGCTCGCAACTGGGCGATGTCACGGGCGGCATTCCGGGACGGATGGTGGGGCAGTTCAGCCTGCGCGACCTGCGGGCCAACCCGGCGGAGGTCTACCCCGAAACGGTGGCCTTGGACCAGGCGGATATCGATTTTGAACTCAGCCTTAATCCGTTTCAACTGAAGCTGGGGCGTCTGGAGATCAGTGATCAGGGCCGCAACCTGCGCCTTGATGGCGCATTGGTGGCCGAGGCGGCGGGCTGGAACCTGTCTCTCGATGGGCGAATGGACCGGCTCAGCCCCGAACGCCTGCTGGCGCTCTGGCCCGAGGGGGTGAAGCCCAAGACCCGCAAATGGCTGGATGAGAACCTTCACGCGGGCCGAATGCGCAACCTCGATCTGGCGCTGCGCATGGCGCCGGGGCAGGCGCCCCAGACCTATGTCGCCTTTGACTATGCCGGGGCCGAGGTGCGGTTTCTGAAGACCCTGCCGCATATCACCGATGGCAGCGGCCATATGAGCCTGCTCGACAACCGCCTTGTCGTCACGGTGGACGCGGGCGAGGTCATCGCGCCGCAGGGCGGGGCGGTGACGCTGGATGGATCCTCCTTCATCATTCCCGATGTGCGGGTGAAAGACGGCAGCCCTCGGTGA
- a CDS encoding peroxiredoxin: MSQIGPQPGQPAPDFTLPVTGGGEITLSALRGAPVVLFFYPRDDTPGCTKESIGFSERLSEFAEAGVQVFGISRDSMDKHDKFAAKHALTVPLLSDTDGAVTEAYEVWVEKNMYGKKSMGIERATYLIDPEGQIAQVWRKVKVPGHVDAVLDAVRGA; the protein is encoded by the coding sequence ATGTCGCAGATCGGACCCCAGCCCGGCCAACCGGCCCCGGATTTCACCCTTCCCGTGACCGGCGGTGGCGAGATCACGCTCTCTGCCTTGCGCGGCGCGCCGGTGGTTCTTTTCTTCTACCCGCGCGACGACACGCCCGGCTGCACCAAGGAATCGATCGGCTTTTCCGAGCGTTTGTCTGAGTTCGCCGAGGCAGGCGTGCAGGTCTTTGGCATTTCGCGCGACAGTATGGACAAACACGACAAATTCGCCGCCAAACACGCGCTGACGGTGCCGCTTTTGTCTGACACCGATGGCGCGGTGACCGAAGCCTATGAGGTTTGGGTCGAGAAAAACATGTACGGCAAGAAATCGATGGGCATCGAACGCGCGACCTATCTGATCGACCCCGAAGGGCAGATTGCGCAGGTCTGGCGCAAGGTGAAGGTGCCGGGCCATGTGGATGCCGTGCTCGACGCGGTGCGCGGCGCATGA
- the cysE gene encoding serine O-acetyltransferase translates to MAQTRRNISKVDPVWDQIQQEAEDAVRDEPLIGGFVHACILHHKSIENALSYRIAAKLSSNEMSMMVVREMVEEAYAEDPDLVAAARADLVAIYDRDPACHRLLQPILYFKGYQAVQAYRVGHYLYAKGKRDLAYFIQMRVSEIFGLDIHPAAKMGKGIMIDHAHSIVIGETAVVGDNVSMLHSVTLGGTGKEEEDRHPKIGNGVLIGAGAKVLGNISIGHCSRIAAGSVVLEPVPACKTVAGIPARIVGEAGCDQPSMSMNHLFGPDAE, encoded by the coding sequence ATGGCGCAGACACGCAGAAATATCTCGAAAGTGGACCCGGTCTGGGACCAGATTCAGCAAGAAGCCGAGGATGCGGTGCGTGATGAGCCGTTGATCGGCGGCTTTGTGCATGCCTGTATCCTGCACCATAAATCTATCGAGAATGCGCTTTCCTACCGCATCGCGGCCAAGCTTTCGTCGAACGAGATGTCGATGATGGTCGTGCGCGAGATGGTCGAAGAAGCCTATGCCGAAGACCCCGATCTCGTCGCCGCGGCGCGTGCCGATCTCGTGGCCATCTATGACCGCGACCCGGCCTGCCACCGGCTGTTGCAGCCGATTCTGTATTTCAAAGGCTATCAGGCGGTGCAGGCCTACCGTGTGGGCCACTACCTCTATGCTAAGGGCAAGCGCGATCTGGCCTATTTCATCCAGATGCGGGTGAGCGAGATTTTTGGCTTGGATATCCATCCGGCGGCCAAGATGGGCAAGGGCATCATGATCGACCACGCGCATTCCATCGTCATCGGTGAGACGGCGGTAGTGGGTGACAATGTCTCAATGCTGCATTCGGTGACCCTTGGCGGCACCGGCAAAGAGGAAGAGGACCGTCACCCCAAGATCGGCAATGGCGTGTTGATCGGTGCAGGCGCGAAGGTTTTGGGCAATATCTCTATCGGCCATTGCAGCCGCATCGCGGCGGGGTCGGTTGTGCTGGAGCCTGTGCCCGCCTGCAAAACCGTCGCCGGGATCCCCGCGCGGATCGTTGGGGAGGCGGGCTGTGATCAACCGTCAATGTCGATGAACCATCTCTTCGGGCCAGACGCCGAATAG
- a CDS encoding pyruvate dehydrogenase complex dihydrolipoamide acetyltransferase — MPTEILMPALSPTMEEGTLAKWLVKEGDEVASGDILAEIETDKATMEFEAVDEGTIGKILIEEGSEGVKVNTPIAVLLEEGESADAIDSAAPAKEEKPQAEETPKAAEAETPEAGYGRGATDANDAPPKSDAKAPAAPKDDKGGRIFASPLARRIAADKGLDLAQIEGSGPRGRIVKADVESAQPTAAKADSPAATKDAAPVTQPAPAGPSSDAVRKMYEDREVEEVKLDGMRKTIAARLTEAKQTVPHFYLRRDIQIDALLSFRAEVNKQLEARGVKLSVNDFIIKACALALQSVPDANAVWAGDRILKLKPSDVAVAVAIEGGLFTPVLQDADTKSLSTLSAQMKDLATRARDRKLAPHEYQGGSFAISNLGMFGIDNFDAVINPPHGAILAVGAGVKKPIIGKDGEIAAATVMSVTLSVDHRVIDGALGAQLLNAIVENLENPMIMLA; from the coding sequence ATGCCCACAGAAATTCTCATGCCCGCCCTTTCGCCCACGATGGAGGAAGGCACGCTCGCCAAGTGGCTGGTCAAAGAGGGTGACGAGGTCGCCTCGGGCGACATCCTCGCCGAGATCGAAACCGACAAGGCCACGATGGAGTTCGAAGCCGTCGACGAAGGCACCATCGGCAAGATACTGATCGAAGAAGGCAGCGAAGGCGTGAAGGTAAACACGCCGATCGCCGTGCTGCTCGAAGAAGGCGAAAGCGCCGACGCCATCGACAGCGCCGCCCCGGCCAAAGAAGAGAAACCTCAGGCAGAGGAAACGCCCAAAGCAGCCGAGGCCGAAACGCCCGAAGCGGGCTATGGCCGCGGTGCGACGGATGCGAATGACGCGCCGCCCAAGAGCGACGCCAAAGCCCCCGCCGCGCCCAAGGACGACAAGGGTGGGCGCATCTTCGCCTCCCCCCTCGCCCGCCGGATCGCTGCGGACAAGGGTCTCGACCTCGCCCAGATCGAAGGCAGCGGCCCGCGCGGTCGGATTGTCAAAGCCGATGTGGAAAGCGCCCAGCCGACGGCTGCCAAGGCTGACAGCCCCGCCGCCACCAAAGACGCCGCGCCGGTGACACAGCCTGCTCCTGCTGGCCCCTCCTCCGACGCCGTGCGCAAGATGTACGAGGACCGCGAGGTCGAAGAGGTCAAGCTCGACGGGATGCGCAAGACCATCGCCGCGCGCCTCACCGAGGCCAAGCAGACGGTCCCGCATTTCTACCTACGCCGCGACATCCAGATCGACGCGCTGCTCTCGTTCCGGGCTGAGGTCAACAAGCAGCTCGAAGCCCGGGGCGTGAAGCTTTCGGTCAACGACTTCATCATCAAAGCCTGTGCGTTGGCGCTGCAATCGGTGCCCGATGCCAATGCGGTCTGGGCCGGGGATCGTATTCTGAAGCTCAAACCCTCGGACGTGGCCGTGGCCGTGGCCATCGAAGGCGGGCTCTTCACCCCGGTCCTTCAGGACGCCGACACCAAGTCGCTCTCGACCCTCTCGGCGCAGATGAAAGACCTCGCAACCCGCGCCCGCGACCGCAAGCTGGCACCGCATGAGTATCAGGGCGGCAGCTTCGCGATCTCCAACCTCGGCATGTTCGGGATCGACAATTTCGACGCGGTCATCAACCCGCCGCATGGTGCGATCCTCGCCGTGGGGGCTGGTGTCAAAAAGCCGATCATCGGCAAGGACGGTGAGATCGCAGCGGCGACAGTCATGTCCGTGACCCTCTCGGTCGATCACCGCGTGATCGACGGGGCGCTCGGGGCCCAGCTGTTGAACGCGATTGTCGAGAACCTTGAAAATCCGATGATCATGCTGGCCTAA
- a CDS encoding phosphoglycerate kinase, with protein sequence MGWKSLDDMELDGKRVLLRVDINVPVEEGRVTDATRIERIVPTVDDILSRGGKVTLLAHFGRPKGKVVEEMSLRQVLPALEKALGRDVAFLPSLDAAGDAQADLQLMENIRFYPGEEANDEDFARQLAALGDIYCNDAFSAAHRAHASTEALARLLPACAGRLMQAELSALEAALAKPKRPVGAVVGGAKVSTKIALLENLVNRLDVLVIGGGMANTFLAALGADLGKSLEEPDYYDTAKDIMAQAEKAGCRVILPVDGLVAREFAKGAAHEVAPLGPDAKLATDQMVLDAGPETVALVETAFAELRTLIWNGPMGAFEIPPFDTATVAAAQAAAAKTREGTLTSVAGGGDTVAALNQAGVADDFTYISTAGGAFLEWMEGKTLPGVAALDGSAA encoded by the coding sequence ATGGGCTGGAAATCACTGGACGATATGGAACTGGACGGCAAGCGCGTGCTCTTGCGGGTCGACATCAACGTGCCGGTCGAAGAGGGCCGCGTCACCGATGCCACGCGGATTGAGCGGATCGTGCCCACGGTGGACGACATCCTGTCGCGCGGCGGCAAGGTGACGCTGCTGGCGCATTTCGGACGGCCCAAGGGCAAGGTCGTCGAAGAGATGAGCCTGCGCCAAGTCCTTCCCGCACTGGAAAAGGCACTGGGCCGCGACGTGGCATTCCTGCCATCGCTAGACGCCGCAGGCGACGCGCAGGCCGATCTGCAACTCATGGAAAACATCCGCTTCTACCCCGGTGAGGAGGCCAATGACGAAGATTTCGCCCGCCAATTGGCCGCGCTCGGCGATATCTATTGCAACGATGCCTTTTCTGCCGCGCACCGCGCCCATGCCTCGACCGAGGCGCTGGCGCGGCTGCTGCCCGCCTGCGCAGGGCGCTTGATGCAGGCGGAGCTCTCGGCGCTGGAGGCGGCACTGGCCAAGCCCAAGCGCCCGGTGGGCGCTGTCGTGGGCGGGGCCAAAGTCTCGACCAAGATCGCGCTTTTGGAAAACCTCGTGAACCGGCTCGACGTCTTGGTCATCGGCGGCGGCATGGCGAACACCTTCCTCGCCGCACTCGGGGCCGATCTGGGCAAATCGTTGGAAGAGCCGGACTACTACGACACGGCCAAGGACATCATGGCGCAGGCCGAAAAGGCAGGCTGCCGGGTCATCCTGCCAGTCGACGGTCTGGTCGCGCGGGAGTTCGCCAAGGGTGCGGCCCATGAGGTCGCCCCGCTTGGCCCTGATGCGAAACTCGCGACAGATCAGATGGTGCTCGACGCGGGCCCCGAGACCGTTGCATTGGTCGAGACGGCCTTCGCCGAGTTGCGCACCCTGATCTGGAATGGCCCCATGGGAGCCTTTGAAATCCCGCCCTTCGACACCGCCACCGTCGCCGCGGCCCAAGCCGCCGCCGCCAAGACCCGCGAGGGCACGCTGACCTCCGTCGCCGGGGGCGGTGACACGGTCGCGGCGCTGAACCAAGCGGGCGTGGCGGATGATTTCACCTATATCTCCACCGCCGGGGGCGCCTTCCTTGAATGGATGGAAGGCAAGACCCTGCCCGGCGTGGCCGCATTGGATGGGTCGGCTGCGTAG
- a CDS encoding AsmA-like C-terminal region-containing protein, giving the protein MGSGGAFDGQLTVSDVAIQDAPGIAALVNAISVVGLINELNGDGIYFDDVEANFRLTPNRLTLTEASAVGASLGLSMDGVYALDSGLIDMQGVISPVYMFNGIGSLFTRKGEGLIGFNYRLTGAAKDPSVSVNPLSALTPGMFRELFRRPPPQPPQVQGQANPVARVPEER; this is encoded by the coding sequence GTGGGTTCGGGCGGCGCCTTTGACGGGCAGCTCACGGTCAGCGATGTCGCTATTCAGGACGCGCCGGGGATCGCGGCGCTGGTCAATGCCATCTCGGTCGTCGGGCTAATCAACGAGCTCAACGGCGACGGGATTTACTTTGACGATGTGGAAGCGAACTTCCGCCTGACCCCGAACCGCCTGACCCTGACCGAGGCCAGCGCCGTGGGCGCCTCCTTGGGCCTGTCGATGGATGGGGTCTATGCGCTCGACAGCGGGTTGATCGACATGCAGGGCGTGATCTCTCCGGTCTATATGTTCAATGGGATCGGGTCCCTTTTTACCCGCAAGGGCGAGGGGCTGATCGGGTTCAACTACCGGCTCACGGGGGCCGCGAAAGACCCCAGCGTTTCGGTCAACCCGCTCTCGGCGCTCACCCCCGGCATGTTCCGCGAGTTGTTCCGCCGCCCGCCGCCCCAGCCGCCACAGGTGCAGGGCCAAGCGAATCCGGTTGCCCGGGTGCCGGAGGAGCGCTAA
- a CDS encoding FtsB family cell division protein has product MTRNTRPAFGTLLFFAIAFALSLYFTFAAVQGDFGLFRRTEIVAENQKLSDRLAEVRAEVARMENLTRRLSDDYLDLDLLDERARKVLGMVRTDEIVIR; this is encoded by the coding sequence ATGACACGCAACACCCGTCCGGCTTTCGGCACATTGCTGTTCTTCGCAATCGCTTTCGCGCTGAGCCTGTATTTCACCTTCGCCGCCGTGCAGGGGGATTTCGGCCTGTTCCGCCGGACCGAGATCGTGGCCGAGAACCAAAAGCTGAGCGACCGTCTGGCCGAGGTCCGCGCCGAGGTGGCCCGGATGGAGAACCTGACCCGCCGCCTGTCGGACGACTACCTCGACCTTGATCTTCTGGACGAACGCGCGCGCAAGGTGCTGGGCATGGTCCGCACCGATGAGATCGTCATTCGCTAA
- a CDS encoding class I SAM-dependent methyltransferase, whose product MVSLNRVVMHRSTRRMIDRLNPEALDAAEISGKFGKRFTFKSYTQFAYPTYDICAGPFTDPASGAARQFDLILANQVWEHLDRPYTALGHVQQMLRPGGYFWIAVPFSSPFMPPQMTTPVGPPGPEEPADRGRVRRAPDHRQTMGQPCRRRTQSRTRLAPGFRQDHR is encoded by the coding sequence GTGGTCAGCCTAAACCGTGTCGTCATGCACCGCAGCACCCGCCGGATGATTGACCGTTTGAACCCTGAAGCGCTGGATGCCGCCGAGATCTCCGGCAAGTTCGGCAAACGGTTCACGTTCAAGAGCTACACCCAGTTCGCCTATCCGACCTATGACATCTGCGCAGGGCCCTTCACCGATCCTGCGAGCGGTGCCGCGCGGCAGTTCGATCTGATCCTCGCCAATCAGGTGTGGGAGCATCTCGACCGGCCCTATACGGCCTTGGGGCATGTTCAACAGATGCTCAGGCCGGGCGGATATTTCTGGATCGCCGTGCCGTTTTCATCCCCTTTCATGCCGCCCCAAATGACAACTCCCGTTGGTCCGCCGGGGCCTGAAGAACCTGCTGATCGAGGCCGGGTTCGACGCGCACCGGATCACCGCCAAACAATGGGGCAACCGTGCCGCCGCCGCACGCAATCTAGAACCCGACTGGCCCCCGGCTTTCGACAAGACCACAGATGA
- a CDS encoding peptidylprolyl isomerase yields MPKIATSSAVLALLGSAAMATGLEIEVAGEANGTVKIDLLEDVAPNHVAQITELAEEGAYDGVVFHRVIDGFMAQTGDVQFGRADGDTARAGMGGSEKPDLKAEFSDIAYEKGVVGMARSQSPNSANSQFFIMFDEAPFLNGQYTVVGKVTEGQDVVNAIKRGTGPNGAVVGTPDVMKTVTVTE; encoded by the coding sequence ATGCCTAAGATTGCCACCTCCAGCGCAGTTCTCGCGCTTCTCGGCTCGGCGGCGATGGCCACCGGGCTTGAGATCGAGGTCGCGGGCGAGGCCAATGGCACCGTCAAGATCGACCTGCTCGAAGACGTCGCGCCTAACCACGTGGCGCAGATCACCGAACTGGCCGAGGAAGGCGCCTATGACGGGGTGGTCTTCCACCGCGTGATCGACGGTTTCATGGCGCAGACCGGCGACGTGCAGTTTGGCCGCGCCGATGGCGACACCGCACGCGCCGGCATGGGCGGCTCCGAGAAGCCCGACCTCAAGGCCGAGTTTTCGGACATCGCCTATGAGAAAGGCGTCGTCGGCATGGCCCGTAGCCAGAGCCCGAACAGTGCCAACAGCCAGTTCTTCATCATGTTCGACGAAGCACCCTTCCTCAACGGTCAGTACACCGTTGTCGGCAAGGTTACCGAAGGGCAGGACGTGGTCAATGCCATCAAGCGCGGCACCGGCCCGAACGGCGCCGTCGTGGGCACGCCGGACGTGATGAAAACGGTCACCGTGACCGAGTAA